One region of Bacteroidota bacterium genomic DNA includes:
- the paaB gene encoding 1,2-phenylacetyl-CoA epoxidase subunit B — protein MSNTQWPLWEVFTQKKSGLPFEHAGSIHAPDKELALQNARDVYSRRNEATCIWVVPSEFIISSTPEDMGSFFEPSNDKIYRHPNFYKTPGASFD, from the coding sequence ATGAGCAATACGCAATGGCCCCTTTGGGAAGTGTTTACACAAAAGAAATCCGGTTTACCATTTGAACATGCCGGAAGTATCCATGCTCCCGACAAAGAACTAGCTTTGCAAAATGCCAGAGATGTTTATTCAAGGCGAAATGAAGCAACTTGTATCTGGGTGGTTCCTTCTGAATTCATTATTTCCAGTACTCCTGAAGATATGGGTTCATTTTTTGAGCCTTCCAACGATAAAATTTATCGTCATCCAAATTTCTACAAGACACCGGGTGCCAGTTTTGATTGA
- the paaA gene encoding 1,2-phenylacetyl-CoA epoxidase subunit A, which translates to MNNFTEQEREAEFQARIDRGEMIEPKDWMPERYRKQLIRMMSQHAHSEVVGMLPEGNWITRAPSLRRKAVLLAKVQDEGGHGLYIYCGAETLNVSREEMIDELLSGKAKYSSIFNYPTLTWADIGAIGWLVDGAAIVNQTALAKCSYGPYSRAMVRICKEENFHHKQGYEILATLMKGTAEQKAMAQDAMNRWWWPSLMMFGPSDTDSPNSGELMRWKVKRFSNDELRQRFIDRTVPQAENIGLVIPDKDLKINPDTKHYDHGPINWDEFYNVIKGNGICNKERMKARRKAHADGAWVREAAESYAQKQKEKMVAA; encoded by the coding sequence ATGAACAACTTCACTGAACAGGAACGAGAAGCTGAATTTCAGGCACGAATTGATCGTGGTGAAATGATAGAACCTAAAGACTGGATGCCGGAACGTTACCGCAAACAATTGATCCGTATGATGAGTCAGCATGCCCACTCTGAAGTGGTTGGTATGCTTCCCGAAGGAAACTGGATCACCAGGGCTCCAAGCCTCCGCAGAAAAGCGGTTTTACTTGCAAAAGTTCAGGATGAAGGTGGACATGGATTGTACATCTATTGTGGAGCGGAGACCCTGAATGTGTCTCGGGAAGAAATGATCGACGAATTACTGAGCGGAAAAGCAAAATATTCCAGCATCTTCAATTATCCGACTTTGACCTGGGCTGATATCGGTGCTATTGGATGGTTGGTGGATGGTGCTGCCATTGTGAATCAAACCGCATTGGCAAAGTGTTCTTATGGTCCTTATTCCAGGGCAATGGTAAGAATTTGCAAAGAGGAAAACTTTCATCACAAACAAGGTTATGAAATTCTTGCGACCTTGATGAAAGGAACTGCTGAACAAAAGGCGATGGCACAGGACGCGATGAATCGTTGGTGGTGGCCTTCACTTATGATGTTCGGCCCATCCGACACGGATTCACCAAATAGCGGAGAACTCATGCGCTGGAAAGTAAAACGTTTTTCTAACGACGAACTGCGTCAGCGATTTATTGATCGTACTGTTCCCCAGGCTGAAAATATCGGTTTGGTGATTCCCGACAAGGATTTGAAAATCAATCCTGATACCAAACATTATGATCATGGTCCGATCAATTGGGACGAATTTTACAATGTCATCAAGGGTAATGGAATCTGCAACAAGGAGCGCATGAAAGCACGCAGAAAAGCGCATGCTGATGGAGCCTGGGTGAGAGAAGCAGCAGAGTCCTATGCACAAAAACAAAAAGAAAAAATGGTTGCTGCCTGA
- a CDS encoding glycosyltransferase, with translation MSNAGKRVILSVISDLVTDQRVHRTALALHRKGLKVTLVGRKLKQSPILEKREYSTKRFKLWWEQGPLFYAAFNVRLFFYLLWNKADVLVANDLDTLPANYLASGIQKNVLYYDSHEYFTEVPELVSRPRIQAIWKRIERWILPGIKHMYTVNDSIAGLYGMEYKKKVGVVRNVPFRIQGAIKSNDRKSLGLPADKKIFIFQGSGINVHRGAEEVLLAMQHTQGLLLLFVGGGDVIDFLKSETLRLKLSDKVMFVPRQSMEKLREYTRLADVGLSLDKDTNLNYKYSLPNKLFDYIQAEIPVLVSDLPELRTIVDKYAIGKIVDSHQPEKLAMQMMEMVKDPVQFAQWKENLKLAASDLCWENEEVKLLEIFKDVL, from the coding sequence ATGTCAAACGCCGGGAAACGTGTAATTCTGTCTGTAATCAGTGACCTTGTTACGGATCAAAGGGTTCATCGGACTGCTTTGGCGCTCCATCGAAAGGGGCTGAAAGTCACACTAGTAGGCCGAAAATTAAAACAAAGCCCGATCCTGGAGAAACGAGAATATTCTACCAAAAGATTTAAATTATGGTGGGAGCAAGGTCCTTTGTTTTATGCGGCATTTAATGTCCGGCTTTTCTTTTACCTGCTCTGGAACAAAGCTGATGTGCTGGTTGCGAATGACCTGGATACCTTGCCGGCGAATTATCTGGCTTCCGGAATTCAGAAAAATGTACTGTATTACGACAGCCACGAATATTTTACAGAAGTGCCGGAACTGGTTTCAAGACCGCGAATCCAGGCTATCTGGAAAAGAATAGAGCGCTGGATCCTTCCGGGAATAAAACATATGTATACAGTGAATGATTCCATCGCAGGACTCTATGGAATGGAATACAAAAAGAAAGTCGGAGTCGTAAGAAATGTTCCTTTCCGAATTCAGGGAGCAATAAAATCGAATGACAGGAAGTCCCTTGGATTACCGGCAGATAAAAAAATATTTATTTTCCAGGGTTCAGGAATTAATGTTCACCGTGGCGCTGAAGAAGTATTATTAGCCATGCAACATACACAAGGTTTGTTGTTGCTGTTTGTCGGCGGAGGTGATGTTATCGATTTTTTAAAAAGCGAAACTCTTCGATTGAAGCTTTCCGACAAGGTGATGTTTGTTCCCCGTCAAAGTATGGAAAAACTGCGTGAGTATACCCGACTTGCGGATGTAGGCTTATCGCTTGACAAGGACACAAATCTGAATTATAAATATTCCCTGCCCAACAAATTATTTGATTATATCCAGGCTGAAATACCCGTGCTTGTTTCTGATTTGCCGGAATTGAGAACAATCGTCGATAAATATGCTATCGGGAAGATTGTGGATTCACATCAACCTGAAAAATTGGCCATGCAAATGATGGAAATGGTAAAAGATCCGGTACAATTTGCTCAATGGAAAGAAAATTTAAAACTTGCGGCCTCTGACCTGTGTTGGGAAAACGAAGAAGTAAAATTGCTCGAAATATTCAAAGATGTCCTCTGA
- a CDS encoding fructose-6-phosphate aldolase, with protein sequence MYILKIKGTAKIPDYVQLRDDNFTLLAYFRVDRPEKALTKAGLGDKESEIIRLINEMPYGKIQKLEL encoded by the coding sequence ATGTACATTCTGAAAATCAAAGGCACCGCAAAAATCCCGGATTATGTGCAATTGCGTGATGACAATTTCACACTGCTCGCCTATTTCAGGGTTGATCGTCCTGAAAAGGCATTAACGAAAGCCGGGCTTGGTGATAAGGAGAGTGAAATTATCCGTCTCATCAATGAAATGCCTTATGGAAAAATCCAAAAACTGGAATTGTAA
- a CDS encoding tetratricopeptide repeat protein, which produces MSTRLFWVFLLFSIRAFSQQTAIYTDPERGYQLGMELFNKQKYVVAQKEFQKVLESTAPVSLEVRGNSAFYAARCAAELFHPDAEYLMFHFMTDYPENPHYDEAIYHLGILYFKQKKYKKAVEYLEKLDRNELSQERRDEVNFKLGYSYYMTNDYDKASKSFFEVKDGTSKYATAAQYYYAHMAYVNENYETALKSFLKLKDSEAFAPVVPYYITQIYYKQGKYDELLKFAPTVLDSVGPKNGMEIGRMVAESYYRKGNYKEALPYLIDYERNSPNVGRNDYYQLAFCYYKSGEYEKAIPYFQKTCSKEDELSQNAYYHLADCYLKTNAKRSARTSFQSAAKSTFDTEIQEEAQFNFAKLSYELNYQSVAIEAFRSFTTTFSKSAHLDEANEMLVGIYTNTRNYKDALTSIEAIKNKTQPIRAAYQKVAYYRGIEFFMDNNQKEAIKLFKTSISYPVDQGLVAKALYWSGESYYKLNDFDNAAKSYSDYILTPAAVTQEEYNLANYNIGYCKFKSEDYASAQTAFRKYVKEKSQTDNTRYTDALLRIADCFFMLKDQANAIEYYNQAIGANAKASDYGIYQKGVILGIQGRMAEKVTTLQKLFDKYPKSVYYDDALFEAAQASMITGDNQQALKYYQEIMTNYPSGSYMKKAELGEALVYYNNKEDDKAMAAYKKVVQKYPNTTESHEALEQIRKISVSQNKVDDYLAYAKNVPNADVSKAAQDSLMYEAAELRYTQGNCDEAVKDFEAYLRRFPEAIFLVNASYYKSDCLYRAKQYEKALEGYEVVNSQPKNQFSEKSLLSAGQINYRLKNYDRALANFEKLEASAEVKDNIMAAQAGELRCSYKLNDYDKAISNAQKVLNSSATDKDLITEAHFIAGKSYFAKNDMASAKSELTIVSKRTNSEMTAESKYHLALIEFRMDNYKESQKLIFEIQNQVPSYDFWIAKGFILLGDNYLAQKDTFQARETYKSIVDNFQKDPNDPEDLKEVAKQKLDAITAAESKRDKEIMERKLTPETVEPDSTDDAGNK; this is translated from the coding sequence ATGTCAACACGACTTTTTTGGGTCTTCCTTTTATTTTCCATTCGTGCCTTTTCCCAACAAACAGCCATCTACACCGACCCGGAGCGTGGATATCAGTTGGGAATGGAATTGTTCAACAAACAGAAATATGTTGTTGCCCAAAAGGAATTTCAAAAAGTTCTGGAAAGCACTGCGCCTGTTTCGCTGGAAGTAAGAGGTAATTCAGCATTCTATGCTGCACGCTGCGCCGCGGAGTTGTTTCATCCGGATGCGGAGTACCTCATGTTTCATTTCATGACGGACTATCCGGAAAATCCGCATTATGACGAAGCGATTTACCACCTGGGTATTCTCTATTTCAAACAAAAGAAATACAAAAAAGCGGTCGAATACCTGGAAAAGCTGGATCGTAATGAGCTTAGCCAGGAGAGGAGAGACGAGGTGAATTTTAAACTCGGCTACTCTTACTACATGACTAATGATTATGATAAAGCGAGTAAATCATTTTTCGAAGTAAAAGATGGTACCAGTAAATATGCTACCGCAGCGCAGTACTACTACGCTCACATGGCTTATGTGAATGAGAATTATGAGACAGCATTGAAGTCATTTTTGAAATTGAAAGATTCGGAAGCCTTCGCTCCCGTGGTTCCATACTATATTACCCAGATCTACTACAAACAAGGCAAATATGATGAGCTCCTCAAATTCGCGCCTACGGTTTTGGATTCGGTCGGACCCAAAAACGGAATGGAGATCGGAAGAATGGTGGCGGAATCTTATTATAGAAAAGGTAATTACAAAGAAGCTTTGCCTTACCTGATCGACTATGAAAGAAACTCACCAAACGTTGGCAGGAACGATTATTACCAGCTTGCTTTTTGTTATTACAAATCCGGTGAGTATGAAAAAGCGATCCCTTATTTTCAAAAGACCTGTTCAAAGGAAGATGAGCTTTCGCAAAACGCTTATTACCATCTTGCCGATTGTTATCTGAAGACAAATGCAAAGAGGAGCGCACGGACTTCTTTTCAATCTGCTGCCAAAAGCACCTTTGATACCGAAATTCAGGAAGAAGCACAATTTAATTTTGCAAAATTATCCTACGAGTTAAATTATCAGAGTGTCGCTATCGAAGCTTTCAGGAGTTTTACAACTACTTTCTCTAAGAGTGCTCATCTGGATGAAGCCAATGAAATGTTGGTTGGTATTTACACCAATACACGCAATTACAAGGATGCTCTCACTTCCATTGAAGCCATCAAAAATAAAACCCAGCCCATTCGTGCCGCTTATCAAAAGGTGGCATATTACCGTGGTATCGAGTTTTTCATGGATAACAATCAGAAAGAAGCGATCAAGCTATTTAAGACTTCAATTTCCTATCCTGTTGATCAGGGGTTGGTAGCCAAAGCGCTCTACTGGTCAGGAGAATCCTATTATAAACTGAATGATTTTGATAATGCAGCGAAGTCTTACAGCGATTACATTTTGACTCCTGCTGCAGTTACACAGGAAGAATACAATCTTGCCAATTACAATATCGGTTATTGCAAATTCAAATCGGAGGATTACGCTTCCGCGCAAACAGCCTTTCGTAAATATGTAAAGGAAAAGTCACAAACCGATAACACCCGCTATACCGATGCTTTGCTTCGTATCGCTGACTGCTTTTTCATGCTCAAGGATCAAGCGAATGCTATTGAATATTATAACCAGGCTATTGGTGCAAATGCGAAAGCCAGCGACTATGGTATATATCAAAAGGGAGTAATTCTCGGGATCCAGGGAAGAATGGCAGAGAAAGTCACCACACTTCAAAAACTGTTTGACAAGTATCCTAAATCTGTTTATTACGATGACGCTTTGTTTGAAGCTGCACAGGCAAGTATGATTACGGGAGACAATCAGCAGGCCCTGAAATATTATCAGGAGATCATGACGAATTATCCATCCGGCAGCTATATGAAGAAGGCTGAACTTGGTGAAGCCCTGGTGTATTATAACAACAAGGAAGACGATAAAGCCATGGCAGCTTATAAGAAGGTTGTTCAGAAATATCCCAATACCACCGAATCGCACGAAGCGCTTGAACAGATCCGAAAAATTTCGGTCAGTCAGAATAAAGTGGATGATTACCTCGCTTACGCGAAAAATGTCCCCAATGCGGATGTATCGAAAGCGGCTCAGGATTCATTGATGTATGAGGCAGCAGAATTGCGCTATACACAAGGAAATTGTGATGAGGCTGTGAAAGATTTCGAAGCCTATCTCCGTCGTTTTCCGGAAGCTATTTTCCTTGTAAATGCTTCTTACTACAAATCTGATTGTTTGTATCGTGCAAAACAATATGAGAAAGCATTGGAAGGTTATGAAGTTGTAAATAGTCAGCCGAAAAATCAATTCAGCGAAAAATCATTGCTCAGTGCAGGACAAATCAATTACCGTCTGAAAAACTATGACAGAGCATTGGCGAATTTTGAAAAGCTTGAAGCCAGCGCGGAAGTGAAGGACAATATCATGGCCGCTCAAGCCGGTGAGTTGCGTTGCAGTTACAAGCTGAATGATTATGATAAGGCCATCAGCAATGCTCAGAAGGTTTTGAATTCATCAGCAACAGATAAAGACCTGATCACAGAAGCTCATTTCATTGCAGGAAAATCCTATTTCGCCAAAAATGACATGGCGAGCGCGAAATCAGAACTTACCATCGTCTCCAAACGCACCAATAGTGAGATGACAGCGGAGAGTAAATATCATCTCGCCCTGATTGAATTCAGAATGGATAATTATAAGGAAAGTCAGAAACTCATTTTTGAAATTCAAAACCAGGTTCCTTCCTATGATTTCTGGATCGCGAAAGGATTCATTTTGCTCGGGGATAATTACCTCGCGCAGAAAGATACTTTCCAGGCTCGTGAAACCTACAAAAGTATCGTCGATAATTTCCAAAAAGATCCAAACGATCCTGAAGATTTGAAAGAAGTTGCAAAACAAAAGCTGGATGCCATTACTGCAGCTGAAAGTAAGAGAGATAAAGAAATAATGGAACGCAAACTGACTCCGGAAACTGTTGAACCGGATTCTACCGATGATGCAGGAAATAAATAA
- a CDS encoding TonB-dependent receptor: protein MYKHLLIALALFSTTSVFGQEGKEKEDLGDKEYIIVKDYKPVLAESYKISDVPEGDTTTVNPPAMKYNAVSKKVETNYETATIKAVKVMDEKLAKLYRNLVKLGIGNYTTYNGEAYINSLRSKKGALGLAVRHFSGSPSLKDAGEADFSQNKAGLTGKYFLSNATFSGDLGYDRNVVHYYGYNSADTIIDKKNTKQRFSEFNINAGLASNYLNKGHMDYGVRFGYTTFNDLFSVTENDFLAVANAGKQLENFYLRVDAAFNYFKKTDADYEILSLNSNLNRNIIRISPTFNFDKENIHLVLGGRLEIEKNLGSDVHLYPRVDFSLPIAEHILSVFANVDGNLSKNSFRTLAYENPFITSSIRPFNTNNKLMLTGGLKGNFSSTVSFTVWARYSKVEDLLMYVNDTIHFNKFNLLRDDGTVFNLHAELGFLSDEKLNLSLHLDQNSYKLDLYEKAWHMPATVVTFVAKYNLRDKILVNASLFARGVTYAAVREGNGYKSEKINAYLDGNLGLEYRYSKILSVFVNLNNLGFAKYYNWYQYPSERFNVLGGISYSF from the coding sequence ATGTATAAGCACCTGTTAATTGCACTCGCATTATTTTCCACAACCTCTGTTTTTGGACAAGAGGGGAAAGAAAAGGAAGATCTTGGAGACAAGGAATACATCATTGTAAAGGACTATAAACCGGTTCTTGCGGAGTCATATAAGATTTCGGATGTTCCGGAAGGAGACACTACTACAGTGAATCCTCCGGCGATGAAATACAATGCCGTTTCAAAAAAGGTAGAAACCAATTACGAAACCGCTACCATCAAAGCAGTGAAGGTGATGGATGAGAAACTGGCTAAGTTGTATCGAAACCTGGTGAAGTTGGGAATCGGCAATTACACAACATACAATGGTGAAGCCTATATCAATTCTCTTCGTTCTAAAAAAGGAGCGCTGGGATTGGCGGTACGACACTTCTCAGGCTCTCCCAGTCTGAAAGACGCCGGAGAAGCGGATTTCAGCCAGAACAAAGCCGGGTTGACCGGAAAGTATTTTTTAAGCAATGCTACCTTTAGCGGAGACCTTGGTTACGACAGAAATGTTGTTCACTATTATGGGTACAACTCAGCTGATACTATTATTGATAAGAAGAATACTAAACAAAGATTCAGTGAATTTAATATCAATGCGGGATTGGCCAGCAATTATCTGAACAAAGGTCATATGGATTATGGTGTGCGTTTTGGCTACACTACTTTTAATGATTTGTTCTCCGTAACAGAAAACGATTTCCTTGCTGTGGCAAATGCGGGCAAACAATTGGAAAATTTTTATCTACGGGTTGACGCCGCTTTCAATTATTTCAAAAAGACAGATGCGGATTATGAAATCCTTTCATTGAACAGCAACCTCAATAGAAATATTATTCGTATTTCTCCTACTTTCAATTTTGATAAAGAAAACATTCATCTTGTCCTTGGTGGCCGATTGGAAATTGAAAAGAATCTTGGCTCTGATGTTCACTTGTATCCAAGAGTCGATTTCTCACTTCCAATTGCTGAACATATCCTTTCAGTCTTTGCTAATGTGGACGGAAACCTCTCAAAGAATAGTTTCAGAACACTTGCCTATGAGAATCCTTTCATTACATCTTCAATCAGACCTTTCAATACCAATAATAAGCTGATGCTTACGGGAGGATTAAAAGGAAATTTCTCCAGCACTGTTTCATTTACAGTCTGGGCGAGATATTCAAAAGTTGAGGATTTGCTGATGTATGTAAACGACACAATCCATTTCAATAAATTCAATCTCTTGAGAGATGATGGAACTGTTTTTAATCTGCACGCGGAACTTGGATTTTTGTCGGATGAAAAATTAAATCTCTCCCTGCATCTTGATCAGAACTCCTACAAACTTGATTTGTATGAAAAAGCCTGGCATATGCCTGCAACAGTTGTGACCTTTGTTGCTAAATACAATCTCCGGGATAAAATTCTGGTGAATGCTTCACTCTTTGCTAGAGGAGTGACTTATGCCGCGGTAAGAGAAGGTAATGGATACAAGTCAGAAAAAATCAACGCTTATCTTGATGGCAACCTCGGACTGGAATACCGTTATTCGAAAATTTTATCTGTGTTTGTTAACCTGAACAATCTGGGTTTTGCAAAATACTACAACTGGTATCAGTACCCGTCCGAACGTTTCAATGTACTTGGTGGAATTTCCTATTCTTTCTAA
- a CDS encoding enoyl-CoA hydratase/isomerase family protein produces the protein MSNGSIQSKIAEGIASITFFHPQSNSMPGTLLRQLATEIENAGKNPEAKVIVLKSEGEKSFCAGASFDELVSIDSLEKGTYFFSGFAAVINAMRKAPKFVIARVQGKAVGGGVGIACAADYTFATDNASVKLSELAVGIGPFVVGPAVERKIGTAAFSMLSINATEWQTAQWACEKGMYASLYPTIQEMDQALHALAQRLAASNPDAMKDLKKVCWEGTENWDTLLADRAAISGRLVLSEFTRNAIAKFKAGAR, from the coding sequence ATGTCCAACGGATCCATTCAAAGCAAAATTGCAGAAGGAATTGCAAGCATCACATTTTTTCATCCGCAGAGTAATTCAATGCCCGGCACATTGCTTCGGCAACTTGCGACGGAAATAGAGAATGCCGGAAAAAATCCGGAAGCGAAAGTGATTGTACTAAAAAGCGAAGGCGAAAAATCATTTTGTGCAGGTGCTTCTTTTGATGAATTGGTTTCAATTGATTCATTGGAAAAAGGAACGTATTTTTTTTCAGGGTTTGCAGCGGTTATCAACGCGATGCGAAAAGCTCCAAAATTTGTGATCGCAAGAGTACAGGGTAAAGCGGTTGGAGGAGGTGTCGGAATCGCCTGTGCTGCAGATTATACATTCGCGACAGATAATGCTTCCGTCAAACTCAGTGAACTGGCAGTAGGTATCGGTCCATTTGTCGTTGGTCCTGCTGTAGAACGAAAAATCGGAACAGCGGCTTTTTCGATGTTATCGATTAATGCAACGGAATGGCAAACGGCTCAATGGGCCTGTGAAAAAGGAATGTATGCTTCCCTCTACCCTACTATTCAGGAAATGGATCAGGCACTGCATGCTCTTGCTCAAAGATTAGCTGCCAGCAATCCTGATGCCATGAAGGATCTGAAAAAAGTTTGTTGGGAAGGCACTGAAAATTGGGACACTTTACTTGCAGATCGTGCCGCAATTAGCGGAAGATTGGTTCTGTCTGAATTTACCAGGAATGCGATCGCCAAGTTTAAAGCAGGCGCAAGATGA
- the paaZ gene encoding phenylacetic acid degradation bifunctional protein PaaZ — protein sequence MSTKLKSYSQGHWQEGSGKGIPLYHAVTGAEIFNVSSEGLDFKGMLDYGRTKGGRALRKMTFHERARMIKALALFLGEKKKELYALSAATGATKTDSWIDIDGGIGNLFVYASKGRRELPDETFYVDGNMEKISKTGTFVGHHICVPLEGVAVHINAFNFPVWGMLEKIAVNFLAGVPAIVKPASATSYLTELTTKYIIDSGILPEGSLQLICGSTGNLLDHLTCQDVVTFTGSAHTGRMLKSSPVILENSIRFNMEADSLNCSILGPDATPDTEEFKLFIKEVVREMTVKAGQKCTAIRRTIVPESLTDAVIKAVSERLKGNIIGDPAVEGVRMGPLASKSQVKDVKDNVRKLMNSCEVVYGDLDKVEVVGADSERGAFMSSVLLYCKDALHKTEPHSIEAFGPVNTVMSYKNADEAAELAKMGKGSLVGSVFTADNSFAKEIVLGAASLHGRMVIINKDCAAESTGHGSPLAHLVHGGPGRAGGGEEMGGIRGVHHYMQRTALQGSPTTLTKILNTYLPGAETKEDVIHPFRKYFEEINVGDTLITHKRTVTEADIVNFAGISGDYFYAHTDETSLEGSVFEKRVAHGYFIISAAAGLFVDPKKGPVLANYGLDNLRFTQPVYVGDTIQVKLTCQRKTKKENREGQIPQGVVEWYVEVTNQRGEIVALETVLTLVASRV from the coding sequence ATGTCCACGAAATTAAAATCGTATTCCCAAGGTCATTGGCAGGAAGGTTCCGGCAAGGGAATTCCTTTATATCATGCCGTCACAGGTGCTGAAATTTTCAATGTCAGCAGCGAGGGGCTTGATTTTAAGGGTATGCTCGATTATGGCAGAACCAAAGGAGGAAGAGCACTAAGGAAAATGACTTTCCATGAAAGAGCGCGAATGATCAAGGCTCTGGCTTTGTTCCTGGGTGAAAAGAAAAAGGAATTGTACGCATTATCAGCTGCGACAGGAGCCACCAAAACGGACTCATGGATCGATATCGATGGAGGTATCGGTAACCTGTTTGTATACGCGAGCAAAGGTCGTCGGGAGTTGCCAGACGAAACTTTTTACGTCGATGGTAACATGGAGAAAATATCCAAAACCGGGACGTTTGTCGGACATCATATCTGTGTTCCTCTGGAAGGAGTCGCTGTTCATATTAATGCATTCAATTTCCCGGTTTGGGGAATGTTGGAAAAGATTGCTGTCAACTTCCTTGCAGGAGTTCCGGCTATTGTAAAACCAGCCTCCGCCACATCCTATCTTACCGAACTCACAACAAAATATATCATCGATTCAGGCATTCTGCCTGAAGGCTCATTACAACTGATTTGCGGATCCACCGGAAATTTGCTGGATCACCTGACTTGTCAGGATGTAGTCACCTTTACAGGTTCAGCTCACACAGGAAGAATGCTGAAAAGCAGTCCTGTTATTCTGGAAAATTCCATTCGCTTCAACATGGAAGCGGACTCTCTGAATTGCTCAATTCTCGGTCCGGATGCAACTCCTGATACGGAAGAGTTCAAATTATTTATTAAAGAAGTAGTCCGGGAAATGACAGTGAAAGCCGGACAAAAATGTACCGCGATTCGTCGTACGATAGTTCCGGAATCACTTACGGATGCTGTTATAAAGGCTGTGAGCGAAAGATTGAAAGGCAACATTATCGGCGACCCTGCAGTAGAAGGCGTTCGAATGGGGCCACTGGCAAGTAAAAGCCAGGTGAAGGATGTAAAGGATAACGTCAGAAAACTGATGAATTCCTGTGAGGTTGTTTATGGCGATCTGGATAAGGTGGAAGTTGTTGGAGCCGACAGCGAACGTGGAGCATTTATGTCTTCCGTGTTGCTTTATTGCAAAGATGCTTTACATAAAACAGAACCACATTCAATTGAAGCTTTCGGCCCTGTGAATACAGTGATGAGCTATAAAAACGCTGATGAGGCCGCTGAACTGGCCAAGATGGGAAAAGGTAGTCTCGTTGGATCAGTATTCACTGCCGACAATTCCTTTGCAAAAGAAATTGTACTTGGTGCCGCTTCCTTACATGGAAGAATGGTCATTATCAATAAAGACTGTGCCGCGGAATCTACCGGTCATGGTTCTCCCCTTGCCCACCTGGTTCATGGTGGTCCGGGAAGAGCAGGAGGTGGTGAAGAGATGGGTGGAATTCGTGGTGTACATCATTACATGCAGCGTACCGCATTGCAAGGATCACCAACTACACTTACAAAAATTCTGAATACATATTTGCCCGGAGCGGAAACGAAGGAAGATGTTATCCATCCATTCCGTAAATATTTTGAAGAAATAAATGTTGGCGATACGTTGATTACTCATAAACGTACTGTCACCGAAGCGGATATTGTCAATTTTGCCGGTATCAGCGGTGATTACTTCTATGCGCACACCGACGAAACATCATTGGAAGGATCAGTCTTTGAAAAAAGAGTAGCACACGGATATTTCATCATCTCCGCTGCAGCAGGATTGTTTGTAGATCCTAAAAAAGGACCGGTGCTCGCGAATTATGGGTTGGATAACTTACGTTTCACTCAACCAGTGTATGTAGGTGATACAATCCAGGTAAAACTGACGTGCCAGCGCAAAACAAAAAAAGAAAATCGCGAAGGTCAGATTCCTCAAGGCGTAGTAGAATGGTATGTTGAAGTTACCAATCAACGCGGGGAGATTGTCGCTCTTGAAACTGTTTTGACCTTGGTGGCAAGCAGAGTTTAG
- a CDS encoding 30S ribosomal protein S6, with product MSNQYETVFIMTPVLSEEQMMDTVNKFKKILTDNGSEIVHENNWGLRKLAYPIQKKNTGFYYLLEFKAPGELIGKLETEYKRDERVMRFLTVKLDKHAVTYNEKKRKNAALKKEEEKAS from the coding sequence ATGTCAAATCAGTATGAGACAGTTTTCATCATGACACCTGTTCTTTCGGAGGAACAGATGATGGACACAGTCAACAAATTCAAGAAAATCCTCACCGACAACGGTTCCGAAATTGTTCATGAGAACAACTGGGGATTGCGCAAACTGGCTTACCCGATCCAAAAGAAAAACACCGGGTTTTATTACCTCCTCGAGTTCAAGGCACCGGGAGAGCTTATTGGTAAGCTCGAAACGGAGTACAAGCGCGATGAGCGTGTAATGCGCTTCCTCACTGTGAAACTGGACAAGCACGCTGTCACTTACAATGAAAAGAAGCGCAAGAACGCCGCGCTGAAGAAAGAAGAAGAAAAAGCCTCTTAA